GATTTTATGGAGTTAGTTGAAGAGAATATACAGAATAATAAGAATGACAAGTATGATGAAACAGAAgagaataatatttttgacattaaGCCATTAATGGAAGACATTGACAGTTTTACCATGCGTGAAAGTAATATTACTCAAGACATGAATAATGTATtaatacaagaaaatattatgcaAGATGAACATCAAGTATCAGTACAAGATGCCAATATTATGCAAGATGAAGTTAATGCAATACAAGACAATATTATTCAAGATGAAGTTAATGTATCGATACAAGACATGAACGAAAATTCTAATGCAAATAATGTAATTATTCAAGATGTCCCTAATGTATCAATACAAGACAATATTTTGCAAGATGAACAAGAAGTTTCTATAAATGAAgaattaaaagttttaaatcaGAAAGTCGAACTTATGGCTAGAGAAATAGAAGACaatgaaaaattgaataaaatGAGATCTCCTGTAGATTTTAATCCCAAAAAGACTGAAATTATCTCCACAGAGCGCTCAATTATTCTTTGTAAAAATGACAGTTTACTTTTTAATGGCGAAGACATTAAACTCAAGAAATACCCTGGTTAtctttttatcaatatttacaatattgataaatacatttcttCATCTTCAGATGTAGAAAGTGTTTTCGTCAGAATGGAGactaaagatttttattatgaaaCAGATAATTATCCAGAAGATtccaatataaaaattaataatctTTTTGTCTTGAGACTTAAGTCTCaggataaatttaaaatgaaattcGTCTtgaatcaaaataaatcagGACGAGTTGTAAAATCAAGTGAATGTGAGATTTGTATTGATAAAGATTTCCTTAATAATGTTCATAATGTTTTACATGAACTTAAAGCTGAATGGTCTCCGTATAGACcagataatattttcaagaaatttttaaatttcttttctaGTGATCTATCAGATGCTTTGTATTTGaagatgtttttttgttatatttcTCAAGAAGAATTTGATAAAGTTGATATTCCCATGCCTAATTCTCTATTTGATTTAGGAAAGTGGTTGAATATTAGGaagcatttttataatacgTGGTTTTCTGGATTTTGTAATATGAGAGGAATAAATGTAGAAATTTGTACACATTTATGGAAGagaagatttattaaagttCATGGATATAagatattaatttataatgagATTACTAAGAATTTATTAGGAATATTTGATCTAGTGAATTTTACTAATgagaaagaaataaatgagagagaaaataaatataagatAATTAATAATGAGAAGTCTATTGAGTTTCATTTTGACAGTAAAGAGAAGTATTTAACATTTAAGAAGGTAATGACAgcattattataattaaataaataaataaagatgagttaaacaaatttataatatatttattatacataaaatttaaaattatcttatgcataatattacaaatatatgAAATGCAATATTAGATTTTTCCCGCCTAAAATGTggttttcttctttttttatctttccCTCATTTATGCAGAATATTTTGCAGGACACCACAAACGTAAAAAAAGgcaaaattatcaaatcaAAGAAAAGTGAAAAAGACTCAGTCCTTGAATATCTCAAGGGAGTATATGACAGTACTATAGATTATAATCTGAAATATGATCTATCAAAATGTATAGAGATAATAGAAGGCAAAGAGAACCAGGAGATGACAGACTTGAAAGATGCACTAAGAGATCTAGtgaaagaaaatgaagaattAATAGAAGAGAAGacacaattatatttagaacTTA
The DNA window shown above is from Vairimorpha necatrix chromosome 7, complete sequence and carries:
- a CDS encoding septin ring organizing protein MID2-like; translation: MDKKKKNDEDKDIIDFMELVEENIQNNKNDKYDETEENNIFDIKPLMEDIDSFTMRESNITQDMNNVLIQENIMQDEHQVSVQDANIMQDEVNAIQDNIIQDEVNVSIQDMNENSNANNVIIQDVPNVSIQDNILQDEQEVSINEELKVLNQKVELMAREIEDNEKLNKMRSPVDFNPKKTEIISTERSIILCKNDSLLFNGEDIKLKKYPGYLFINIYNIDKYISSSSDVESVFVRMETKDFYYETDNYPEDSNIKINNLFVLRLKSQDKFKMKFVLNQNKSGRVVKSSECEICIDKDFLNNVHNVLHELKAEWSPYRPDNIFKKFLNFFSSDLSDALYLKMFFCYISQEEFDKVDIPMPNSLFDLGKWLNIRKHFYNTWFSGFCNMRGINVEICTHLWKRRFIKVHGYKILIYNEITKNLLGIFDLVNFTNEKEINERENKYKIINNEKSIEFHFDSKEKYLTFKKVMTALL